From the Senegalimassilia faecalis genome, one window contains:
- the dapF gene encoding diaminopimelate epimerase encodes MELDFVKLHGLGNDFVFMDDFSRDINLTKEQVALLCDRHFGIGADGVILVRPSERSECAAYMHYINSDGTLAQMCGNGVRCFAKYLVDRGYVQASDGQFVADTLAGPKPISFEVDDRDKMTRATVDMGHPILEPSDVPVNVPANATSADGAAFAKDVAITSPWGTFAFTCASMGNPHAICFIDDFAQLSDELFTNANDKSLATLDLNKIGAYYESHEAFPEKTNVEFAHVRSGAIDMRVFERGCGETLACGTGACATNVAAALTGRSGRENDIVLRGGTLHILWDENDHVMMTGPAVESFQGTVEV; translated from the coding sequence ATGGAACTTGATTTTGTAAAGCTTCACGGGCTTGGCAACGACTTCGTCTTTATGGATGATTTTTCGCGTGACATCAACCTGACGAAAGAACAGGTTGCCCTGCTGTGCGATCGCCATTTCGGCATTGGCGCCGATGGCGTCATCCTGGTTCGCCCGTCAGAGCGCAGCGAATGCGCGGCTTACATGCATTACATCAATTCCGATGGCACGTTGGCCCAAATGTGCGGCAATGGCGTGCGTTGCTTCGCAAAATATCTCGTTGATCGCGGATACGTTCAAGCAAGCGACGGCCAGTTTGTTGCCGACACGCTTGCCGGCCCGAAACCCATCAGCTTCGAGGTTGACGACCGCGACAAGATGACGCGCGCTACGGTCGATATGGGCCATCCCATTCTTGAGCCCAGCGATGTCCCCGTTAACGTTCCCGCGAATGCTACCAGCGCCGACGGTGCGGCGTTTGCAAAGGACGTTGCCATCACCTCTCCGTGGGGTACGTTTGCTTTCACCTGCGCTTCCATGGGCAACCCGCATGCTATCTGCTTCATCGATGATTTCGCGCAACTGAGCGATGAACTGTTCACGAACGCAAACGACAAATCGCTTGCAACGCTTGATCTGAATAAGATCGGCGCATACTACGAGTCGCACGAGGCTTTCCCTGAAAAGACGAACGTGGAGTTTGCGCATGTTCGTTCTGGCGCCATCGATATGCGCGTTTTCGAGCGCGGCTGCGGCGAAACGCTTGCATGCGGAACCGGCGCTTGCGCCACGAATGTAGCTGCAGCGCTGACCGGCCGCTCTGGCAGGGAAAACGACATCGTGCTTCGAGGCGGCACGCTTCATATCCTGTGGGACGAGAACGACCATGTTATGATGACGGGCCCTGCAGTCGAGTCTTTCCAGGGCACGGTGGAAGTGTAA
- the miaA gene encoding tRNA (adenosine(37)-N6)-dimethylallyltransferase MiaA — protein sequence MASTQQTTGTFTLKRPVICVVGPTASGKTDMAQQLAARLNGEVVSADSMQVYKGMDIGTGKLPASERIVPHHGFDLVDPGQPYSAALFQAYARTCFRDIDKRGKRSVLAGGTGFYVRAAIDAYEFPEGEQVGNAIRDKWNTFANVHGVEALWRELQKVDPQSASVIPPADVKRVIRAFELLADGTSYAQQKERLAHIEQYVPAVFIGLAVEPNILRTRIQARVDHMIEQGLVEEVKGLLKDGFREGVTAPSAIGYKEIVSALDGACSLEEAIEAIKTATCRYAKRQRTWFRKDKRIHWLCADSGDTDALAAEALTVLDKLNSD from the coding sequence ATGGCTAGCACCCAGCAAACAACCGGAACATTCACGCTCAAACGCCCCGTCATATGCGTTGTCGGGCCAACAGCATCGGGCAAAACCGATATGGCACAGCAACTGGCAGCGCGTCTTAACGGGGAAGTGGTAAGCGCGGATTCCATGCAAGTGTATAAAGGCATGGATATTGGAACGGGCAAGCTTCCCGCATCTGAGCGCATTGTCCCGCACCACGGATTTGACCTGGTAGATCCCGGTCAACCGTATTCGGCTGCGCTGTTTCAGGCATATGCGCGCACCTGTTTTCGCGATATCGACAAACGCGGAAAGCGAAGCGTGTTAGCTGGCGGGACTGGATTCTACGTTCGAGCGGCAATCGATGCTTATGAATTTCCCGAAGGGGAGCAAGTCGGCAACGCTATTCGCGACAAGTGGAACACCTTCGCGAACGTGCACGGTGTCGAAGCGTTGTGGCGCGAACTGCAGAAAGTCGACCCGCAAAGTGCAAGCGTTATCCCACCAGCCGACGTAAAGCGCGTCATACGAGCTTTCGAGCTGCTTGCAGACGGTACCTCCTACGCCCAGCAAAAGGAGCGCCTTGCGCATATCGAGCAATACGTTCCGGCGGTATTCATCGGACTTGCCGTTGAGCCGAACATTTTGCGCACGCGCATTCAAGCTCGCGTTGACCACATGATTGAGCAGGGTTTAGTCGAAGAAGTGAAAGGCCTGCTGAAAGATGGTTTTCGCGAAGGCGTTACCGCACCGTCGGCAATTGGCTACAAGGAAATCGTCAGCGCACTCGATGGCGCATGCAGCCTTGAAGAAGCGATAGAAGCCATCAAAACGGCAACGTGCCGATATGCAAAACGCCAGAGAACATGGTTTCGCAAAGATAAGCGTATTCACTGGCTTTGCGCAGATTCGGGGGATACCGACGCGCTCGCAGCAGAAGCACTCACCGTGCTTGATAAACTAAATTCTGACTAG
- the miaB gene encoding tRNA (N6-isopentenyl adenosine(37)-C2)-methylthiotransferase MiaB, giving the protein MQTPFMNMTFCVRTFGCQMNKHDSERISGMLEGLGGLMVETVEEADILVYMTCCVREAADTRLYGQVASLKNVPLRDDSPLKKRIIAVGGCIGQRDGEELTKKLPHLDVVFGTHNLASLPRLLQGVIEEGGHQVEVLDASTSFPTELPTAREHSWAAWLPITIGCNNFCTYCIVPYVRGREKSRPIEDIVAEAERYVAAGVKEITLLGQNVNSYGRDLYGSPRFAQILDALDQTGIERLRFATSHPKDLSDEVIAKFGKLRSLMPALHLPAQSGSDAVLKAMNRRYTSAHYLQLIDKLRDACPDIALSTDIIVGFPGETEQDFEDTARLVDTVGYHQVFTFIYSKREGTPAAKMVDNTPHEVIQQRFDRLVDIVQKHAYEKNQLDLGRTVPVLVEGTSKRDNLLIAGKSPKNQTVHAPLPEGVSADALEGSIVNVKVDEAKTWYLSGTIVDNG; this is encoded by the coding sequence ATGCAAACCCCATTCATGAACATGACTTTCTGCGTTCGCACGTTCGGATGCCAGATGAACAAGCACGACTCCGAACGCATCAGCGGCATGCTTGAAGGTCTCGGCGGCTTGATGGTTGAAACCGTTGAAGAAGCCGATATCCTCGTGTACATGACGTGCTGCGTGCGCGAAGCTGCAGACACGCGACTATATGGCCAGGTTGCCTCGCTCAAAAACGTGCCGCTGCGCGATGACTCCCCTCTAAAGAAGCGCATCATCGCCGTTGGTGGCTGCATCGGCCAGCGTGATGGGGAAGAGCTTACGAAAAAGCTGCCGCATCTAGATGTCGTGTTCGGCACGCATAACCTCGCATCGCTTCCGCGCTTGCTACAGGGCGTTATCGAAGAAGGCGGCCACCAGGTTGAGGTGCTTGACGCTTCCACGTCGTTCCCAACCGAATTGCCCACGGCACGCGAGCATTCCTGGGCAGCATGGCTGCCCATCACCATCGGCTGCAACAACTTCTGCACATACTGCATCGTTCCCTATGTACGCGGCCGTGAAAAATCGCGTCCCATCGAGGATATCGTTGCTGAAGCAGAACGCTATGTCGCAGCAGGCGTGAAGGAAATCACGCTGCTGGGGCAAAACGTGAACTCCTACGGCCGCGACTTGTACGGCAGCCCGCGTTTTGCGCAAATCCTCGATGCACTCGATCAAACAGGCATCGAACGTCTGCGTTTTGCAACCAGCCATCCAAAGGATCTGTCCGACGAGGTAATCGCTAAGTTCGGCAAGTTGCGCTCGCTTATGCCGGCCCTTCATCTTCCCGCACAATCGGGCTCTGATGCCGTGCTGAAAGCCATGAACAGGCGCTATACGTCCGCTCATTACCTGCAGCTCATTGACAAGCTGCGCGACGCCTGCCCTGATATCGCCCTGTCAACCGACATCATCGTCGGCTTCCCAGGTGAAACCGAGCAAGATTTCGAGGATACGGCGCGCCTTGTCGACACCGTTGGCTATCATCAGGTATTCACGTTCATCTATTCAAAGCGCGAAGGCACGCCCGCCGCAAAGATGGTCGACAACACGCCGCACGAGGTCATCCAGCAGCGCTTCGATCGTCTTGTCGACATCGTGCAGAAACATGCTTACGAAAAGAACCAGCTTGACCTGGGCCGCACCGTTCCCGTTTTGGTGGAAGGCACATCGAAGCGCGACAATCTGCTGATCGCCGGCAAAAGCCCGAAAAATCAAACGGTGCACGCACCGCTGCCCGAAGGCGTATCTGCAGATGCATTGGAAGGCTCCATCGTAAACGTGAAGGTTGACGAAGCCAAAACCTGGTACCTGTCTGGAACCATCGTTGATAATGGCTAG
- a CDS encoding stage V sporulation protein S, translating to MDTAHDAPESGCLKVSSKSSPASVAGAIAGMIKDGVPVEIQAVGAGAVNQAVKAIAISRGFLSPVGIEIACIPSFADIVIDGEYRTAIRFAVESRQLHGTTVSTPAKD from the coding sequence ATGGACACGGCACATGACGCACCTGAATCCGGGTGCTTGAAAGTTTCTTCAAAGTCCTCGCCCGCATCGGTAGCCGGGGCTATTGCCGGCATGATAAAAGACGGCGTTCCGGTGGAAATCCAAGCTGTCGGCGCAGGTGCTGTGAACCAGGCTGTCAAAGCCATCGCCATTTCTCGCGGCTTTTTATCACCTGTCGGCATCGAGATTGCCTGCATTCCCTCATTCGCGGACATCGTTATCGATGGCGAATATCGTACCGCCATCCGTTTCGCCGTTGAATCGCGTCAGCTGCACGGAACTACTGTATCAACGCCAGCTAAAGACTAG
- a CDS encoding ATP-binding protein, translating to MSDGTLASFIEDVCGESHLRVEADLGGGFVRLRSSEAERRQAAQDIRCTEDIVIEMLRNARDAHASAVFVACTRDGNNRRIVMIDNGDGVPAHMRKLVFEPRVTSKLDSMHMDKWGIHGRGMALYSIAVNAESAEIVASQEQGGSAFVIQTNLDKLSEKTDQSTFPKFDLGESGTVSVRGPKNIMRTACEFSIESRATCQVYLGSATDIAASLYALGLSSITAEARNQAGGVDNLPICQRLAATTNPAQFAEVAAKLGLEMSERSARRIMDGQIAPLAPLLARISSALAAQQNSDEQPSIKVSNKHEAKDARGLKIAQNDAAVFANDIQAAFRNLARDYYLQEDVEPTIRVAKDALHISIPLIKLR from the coding sequence ATGAGCGACGGCACGCTTGCCTCGTTTATAGAAGACGTCTGCGGCGAAAGCCACCTCCGAGTCGAAGCAGACCTCGGAGGTGGCTTCGTTCGTTTGAGGTCTTCGGAAGCCGAAAGACGCCAAGCAGCGCAAGACATCCGCTGCACCGAGGATATCGTCATCGAGATGCTGCGCAACGCTCGCGACGCCCACGCCTCTGCTGTCTTCGTCGCTTGCACCAGAGACGGCAACAACCGCCGCATCGTCATGATCGACAACGGCGATGGTGTGCCGGCTCATATGAGGAAACTCGTGTTCGAACCGCGCGTCACGTCGAAACTCGATTCGATGCACATGGACAAATGGGGCATCCATGGGCGAGGCATGGCGCTGTATTCCATTGCCGTCAATGCCGAATCCGCCGAAATCGTCGCCTCCCAAGAACAAGGCGGTTCCGCCTTCGTTATCCAAACGAACTTGGATAAGCTTTCAGAGAAAACCGACCAGTCAACGTTTCCCAAATTCGACCTCGGCGAATCAGGAACGGTATCTGTTCGGGGACCTAAGAACATCATGCGCACTGCCTGCGAGTTTTCCATCGAATCGCGCGCAACGTGCCAAGTGTACCTGGGATCGGCAACCGATATCGCAGCCTCGCTATACGCCTTAGGGCTTTCGTCGATAACCGCAGAGGCACGAAACCAAGCAGGTGGCGTCGACAACCTTCCCATATGCCAAAGACTAGCAGCTACTACCAATCCGGCGCAGTTCGCTGAAGTTGCGGCAAAGCTAGGACTTGAAATGTCGGAGCGATCCGCCCGCAGAATCATGGATGGGCAAATCGCCCCGTTGGCGCCCTTGCTCGCGCGCATTTCTTCGGCATTAGCGGCGCAGCAAAACTCGGATGAGCAGCCGTCAATCAAGGTTTCAAACAAGCACGAAGCAAAAGACGCACGCGGATTGAAGATTGCGCAAAACGACGCCGCCGTATTCGCGAACGACATCCAAGCCGCGTTTAGAAACCTTGCGCGCGACTACTATCTGCAAGAAGACGTGGAACCAACCATCCGGGTGGCAAAAGACGCGTTGCACATCAGCATCCCTTTGATAAAGCTGCGCTAG
- the rny gene encoding ribonuclease Y, with amino-acid sequence MESIIWLVVGAIAGIAVGFIVTKYLANSSTKRAAEEAHNVVEDAKRQADTLRREAVVEAKDEALRLRQEAQAENKERLKEVRAAEQRVNQREESLDRREQSLDSREHQISSMQGQLERRQRDLDASEQEIGMRLQQVAGMTADEAKTELLDTLKDEVAHESAAIIRDSEARTKAEADKKARSILSLAIQRVAADHTAETTVSAIHIPSGDLKGRIIGREGRNIRSFEQLTGTNLIIDDTPECVTISCFDPVRREIGRVTMENLIADGRIHPARIEEMFGKAEKLVNQRVQEAGEQAAFDTGIHDLHPELVRTLGRLRYRTSYGQNVLNHSLEVAYLSGVMASELGLDPVPAKRAGLLHDLGKAVDHEVEGSHAVIGADLARRFGEKPSIVHAIEAHHNDVEPNSVLDVLVQAADAVSAARPGARKETLDAYIKRLEKLEEIANSYKGVERTYAIQAGREVRVMVEPDVVDEAQTTVLAHDIAKRIEDEMQYPGQVKVVVIRESRAIGIAK; translated from the coding sequence ATGGAATCCATTATCTGGCTTGTTGTTGGCGCCATCGCGGGCATCGCCGTTGGCTTCATCGTAACGAAGTACCTTGCAAACTCCTCGACGAAGCGCGCCGCTGAAGAAGCGCACAACGTCGTGGAAGACGCAAAACGCCAGGCAGATACGCTGCGCCGTGAAGCAGTCGTTGAGGCAAAGGACGAAGCACTGCGACTTCGCCAAGAGGCGCAGGCGGAAAACAAAGAGCGTCTGAAGGAGGTTCGCGCCGCCGAGCAGCGCGTCAACCAGCGTGAAGAATCGCTCGATCGCCGCGAACAGTCGCTCGATTCCCGCGAACACCAAATCTCTTCCATGCAGGGCCAGCTTGAGCGTCGCCAGCGCGATCTTGATGCATCTGAGCAGGAAATCGGTATGCGTTTGCAGCAAGTAGCCGGCATGACGGCTGACGAAGCGAAAACCGAGCTCCTCGACACGCTGAAAGACGAAGTGGCGCACGAATCTGCCGCCATCATCCGCGATTCTGAAGCGCGCACGAAAGCCGAGGCCGACAAGAAGGCTCGCTCCATCCTCAGCCTGGCCATTCAGCGCGTTGCCGCCGACCACACGGCTGAAACCACCGTTTCCGCCATCCATATCCCGTCCGGTGACCTCAAGGGTCGCATCATCGGACGCGAGGGTCGCAACATCCGCTCGTTCGAGCAGCTCACGGGCACGAACCTCATCATCGACGACACGCCGGAGTGCGTCACCATCTCGTGCTTCGACCCGGTTCGCCGCGAAATCGGCCGCGTCACCATGGAAAACCTCATTGCCGACGGCCGCATCCATCCCGCGCGCATCGAAGAGATGTTCGGCAAGGCAGAAAAGCTCGTGAACCAGCGCGTGCAGGAGGCTGGCGAGCAGGCTGCATTCGACACGGGCATTCACGACCTGCACCCTGAGCTGGTGCGCACGCTCGGCCGTCTACGTTATCGCACGTCTTACGGTCAGAACGTGCTGAACCACTCGCTGGAGGTCGCCTATCTTTCTGGCGTCATGGCTTCCGAGCTTGGACTTGACCCTGTTCCCGCAAAGCGCGCAGGCCTACTGCACGACCTTGGCAAAGCAGTTGACCATGAGGTCGAGGGCAGTCATGCCGTCATCGGCGCTGATCTTGCACGTCGTTTCGGCGAGAAGCCTTCCATCGTGCACGCCATCGAAGCGCACCATAACGACGTAGAGCCGAACAGCGTACTCGATGTGCTCGTGCAGGCCGCTGACGCCGTTTCCGCTGCGCGCCCCGGTGCCCGCAAGGAAACGCTGGACGCCTACATCAAGCGTCTTGAGAAACTTGAGGAAATTGCCAACTCCTACAAGGGCGTCGAGCGCACGTATGCCATCCAAGCCGGCCGCGAAGTCCGCGTCATGGTTGAACCGGACGTTGTCGACGAAGCTCAAACCACCGTGCTTGCGCACGACATCGCGAAGCGCATCGAAGACGAGATGCAGTACCCCGGTCAGGTAAAGGTTGTTGTCATCCGCGAAAGTCGCGCAATCGGCATCGCAAAGTAG
- a CDS encoding regulatory protein RecX: MQSDECDSLGQKSSKDAPKALTEEQAFRKIERLACMREHASKALQARLEKDGFDYHVAQAAIDRALRCGLISDERFADVLVRSRLSQGRGLQGIAAELVTFDIDPYSVTAYLEATEGQTGPDELARALAFLDAKPPRGKRLRDSAYRKLMQKGYGASVSASAARIWSEEHETDNSLQAEF; encoded by the coding sequence ATGCAATCGGACGAATGCGATTCCCTTGGGCAGAAATCTAGCAAGGATGCGCCGAAAGCCCTTACCGAAGAGCAAGCCTTTCGCAAGATCGAGCGCCTTGCTTGCATGCGAGAACATGCAAGCAAGGCTTTGCAAGCACGGCTTGAAAAAGACGGCTTCGATTACCATGTTGCGCAAGCCGCCATCGATCGCGCGTTGCGCTGCGGCCTTATCAGCGATGAACGCTTCGCGGACGTGCTTGTTCGCAGCCGCTTATCCCAAGGCCGTGGGTTGCAGGGAATAGCCGCAGAGCTCGTAACGTTTGATATCGACCCTTACAGCGTAACTGCTTATCTTGAGGCAACCGAGGGGCAAACAGGGCCAGACGAACTTGCCAGAGCGTTGGCTTTCCTTGACGCGAAACCACCCCGAGGGAAGCGACTTCGCGACTCCGCCTACCGCAAGCTCATGCAAAAAGGCTACGGCGCATCCGTGTCGGCTTCGGCGGCTCGTATTTGGTCAGAAGAGCACGAAACCGACAATTCGTTACAAGCCGAATTCTAA
- the recA gene encoding recombinase RecA encodes MNDEKLKMLKVTTDQIETKFGKGAIMKYGDGGQDLNVGAIPTGALPLDAALGIGGVPRGRIIEVYGPESSGKTTLALQILAEAQALGGVVAFIDAEHALDPVYAAHLGVDIDEVLISQPDTGEQALEICDMLVRSGAIDCVVIDSVAALVPRAEIEGEIGDTTVGLQARLMSQALRKLAGSLSKSNTTCIFINQLREKIGVMFGNPETTTGGRALKFFSSVRIDVRRIDSIKRDGEIVGNRVRAKVVKNKVAPPFRQAEFDLMYGEGISREGCIVDMAVEAGVAKKSGAWYTYGEERLGQGREAAKKTLKENPDLRDELETKVREAFDIPIITREQEDFDAVNPVAKPKGKR; translated from the coding sequence ATGAACGACGAAAAACTCAAGATGCTCAAGGTCACCACCGACCAAATCGAAACGAAGTTCGGCAAAGGCGCCATCATGAAGTACGGCGATGGGGGGCAAGACCTCAACGTCGGCGCCATCCCCACCGGCGCACTCCCGCTCGATGCCGCCCTTGGCATTGGTGGCGTGCCCCGCGGCCGCATCATCGAGGTCTATGGACCTGAGTCCAGCGGTAAAACCACGCTCGCATTGCAGATTCTCGCCGAAGCTCAGGCGCTCGGCGGTGTGGTCGCGTTCATCGATGCCGAACATGCGCTTGACCCGGTATATGCCGCGCACCTCGGGGTCGACATCGACGAAGTGCTCATCTCTCAGCCCGACACCGGCGAACAGGCGCTTGAAATCTGCGATATGCTCGTGCGCTCAGGCGCCATCGACTGCGTCGTTATCGACTCCGTTGCGGCGCTGGTGCCCCGCGCTGAGATCGAAGGCGAAATCGGCGACACCACGGTAGGCCTGCAGGCGCGCCTTATGTCCCAAGCGCTGCGCAAGCTTGCAGGTTCGCTGTCGAAGTCGAACACCACCTGTATCTTCATCAACCAGTTGCGCGAGAAAATCGGCGTGATGTTCGGCAACCCCGAAACCACCACAGGTGGCCGCGCACTCAAGTTCTTCTCCAGCGTCCGCATCGACGTGCGTCGTATCGACTCCATCAAGCGCGACGGAGAAATCGTCGGCAACCGCGTACGTGCGAAAGTTGTCAAGAACAAGGTGGCCCCGCCGTTCCGCCAGGCAGAGTTCGACCTTATGTACGGCGAAGGCATTTCCCGTGAGGGATGCATCGTCGATATGGCGGTAGAAGCAGGTGTGGCAAAAAAATCTGGCGCTTGGTACACCTACGGGGAAGAGCGTCTCGGCCAGGGCCGCGAAGCCGCGAAGAAAACGCTGAAGGAAAACCCCGATTTGCGTGACGAGCTTGAAACGAAGGTCAGGGAAGCGTTCGACATCCCCATCATTACGCGCGAGCAGGAAGACTTCGACGCGGTGAACCCGGTCGCAAAGCCAAAAGGAAAGCGATAA
- the pgsA gene encoding CDP-diacylglycerol--glycerol-3-phosphate 3-phosphatidyltransferase, with the protein MAQLQVEAAPETTTRLWTPANIVTLVRICLVPVFVVALLSPWPQWFNLPDIAEYSKSLIAAGIFVLISCTDWLDGYLARSRGEVTDFGKFMDPLADKILVVAALLALIELGVLPSWVALIIVAREFIVSGVRMVAASKGVVISASWYGKFKTVFQMIAIVMFTVKDSYMMGTLIDAFCDMMWVLSWAVMFVALALTIVSMLDYISKARDLIGLGPRKGKKAKASRDEAESKQVAQEGNGGAAKASDEAKEAEGIEVTDSQLESLAASVLSQARQQGLTIGTAESLTGGMISAALTAVPGSSDVMRGGVVSYAVSVKESELSVSEETVDKHGVVSCQVAEQMAVGACSALGCDAAVAVTGIAGPGGAEPNKPVGTVCFGIACNGNVSSQTVHFEGDRNQVRRQTTRHALRLMENAVSASK; encoded by the coding sequence ATGGCTCAGCTGCAAGTCGAGGCCGCGCCGGAAACCACCACGCGCCTGTGGACCCCCGCGAACATCGTGACGCTTGTGCGCATCTGCCTGGTGCCCGTGTTCGTGGTGGCGCTGCTTAGCCCGTGGCCGCAATGGTTCAACCTGCCCGACATCGCTGAATACTCGAAAAGCCTCATCGCCGCAGGCATCTTCGTGCTTATCTCGTGCACCGATTGGCTTGACGGCTACCTTGCGCGTTCGCGCGGCGAGGTGACGGACTTCGGCAAATTCATGGACCCGCTGGCCGACAAGATCCTGGTGGTTGCCGCCCTGTTGGCGCTTATCGAGCTAGGCGTGCTGCCAAGCTGGGTGGCGCTCATCATCGTGGCCCGCGAGTTCATTGTATCGGGCGTGCGCATGGTGGCGGCAAGCAAAGGCGTTGTCATTTCGGCCAGCTGGTACGGCAAGTTCAAAACGGTGTTCCAGATGATCGCCATCGTCATGTTCACCGTGAAGGACAGCTACATGATGGGCACGCTTATCGATGCGTTCTGCGACATGATGTGGGTGCTCAGCTGGGCCGTCATGTTCGTGGCGCTTGCGCTTACCATCGTGTCCATGCTTGACTACATCTCGAAAGCTCGCGATCTTATCGGCCTTGGGCCCCGCAAGGGCAAGAAAGCAAAGGCCTCGCGTGACGAAGCCGAAAGCAAGCAGGTTGCACAAGAGGGCAACGGCGGGGCCGCGAAGGCCTCCGACGAAGCCAAGGAAGCCGAAGGCATCGAGGTTACCGACAGCCAGCTTGAAAGCTTGGCCGCATCCGTGCTTTCCCAGGCGCGCCAGCAAGGCCTTACCATCGGAACCGCCGAAAGCCTTACAGGCGGCATGATCAGCGCCGCCCTTACCGCAGTCCCCGGAAGTTCCGACGTGATGCGCGGAGGCGTTGTCAGCTACGCGGTTTCCGTCAAGGAATCCGAGCTTTCCGTGTCCGAAGAAACCGTCGACAAGCATGGCGTGGTTAGCTGCCAGGTTGCCGAGCAAATGGCAGTTGGCGCATGCAGCGCGCTGGGGTGTGACGCGGCCGTAGCGGTTACCGGAATCGCCGGGCCCGGCGGCGCCGAGCCGAACAAGCCGGTGGGAACCGTATGTTTCGGCATTGCGTGCAATGGCAACGTCTCCTCGCAAACCGTGCACTTCGAAGGAGACAGGAATCAGGTACGTCGACAGACCACACGCCACGCATTGCGCCTGATGGAAAACGCCGTTTCTGCTTCTAAATAA
- the rimO gene encoding 30S ribosomal protein S12 methylthiotransferase RimO — protein MEPNTNFSSTNPPAVAFVTMGCAKNEVDTQRMQSQLRRAGFAIANDPQTANAVVVNTCSFIQSATEESLEAIFEVAGMPNVAAGAALIVAGCMPARYGEELADELQEASAFVPCSKEDDISSIVAGALGLTDSVLKDLRSATLGAVPEGAIALDGTRAVSAYVKISDGCDRFCSYCTIPYIRGRYHSFPYEQVRQDVADRVAEGVREVVLIAQDTGRWGQDFDEPSSLGTLAGKLADEFPDTWFRIMYIQPEGITDELLSAVADHDNICNYFDIPLQHVQPRILKAMHRKGSREEYEQLMEHVRDMVPGVTLRTTLIAGFPGETEDDFDELCDFVEEGLCDYIGVFAYSREEGTRAYDLPDQVEDDEKAFRAQRLRDLADDVCTPLIASRVGSTVDVLVEGTEEDGQLFGRAMCQAPEVDGVTYVDQGKPGEVVRVKIADTLLYEMEGE, from the coding sequence GTGGAACCGAACACCAACTTCTCTAGCACGAACCCGCCCGCCGTCGCGTTCGTCACCATGGGGTGCGCAAAAAACGAAGTGGACACGCAACGCATGCAATCGCAACTGCGCCGCGCCGGCTTCGCCATAGCAAACGACCCGCAAACGGCCAACGCAGTCGTCGTGAACACCTGCTCGTTCATCCAAAGCGCCACCGAGGAAAGCCTCGAGGCCATTTTCGAGGTTGCGGGCATGCCCAACGTAGCCGCAGGTGCGGCGCTTATCGTCGCAGGTTGCATGCCGGCGCGTTACGGTGAAGAGCTGGCAGACGAGCTGCAGGAAGCAAGCGCGTTTGTTCCGTGCAGCAAAGAAGACGACATCTCGTCCATCGTTGCTGGCGCACTTGGCCTTACCGACAGCGTGTTGAAAGATCTGCGCAGCGCAACGCTGGGTGCGGTGCCCGAAGGCGCCATCGCCCTTGACGGCACGCGCGCGGTATCTGCCTATGTGAAGATTTCCGACGGCTGCGACCGCTTCTGCTCGTACTGCACCATTCCCTATATCCGCGGGCGCTACCACAGCTTCCCCTACGAACAGGTACGCCAGGATGTGGCCGATCGCGTGGCCGAAGGCGTGCGCGAGGTCGTGCTCATTGCGCAGGATACGGGCCGTTGGGGCCAAGACTTTGACGAACCGTCAAGCCTCGGCACGCTTGCAGGCAAACTAGCCGACGAGTTTCCCGATACCTGGTTCCGCATCATGTATATCCAGCCTGAGGGCATCACTGACGAGCTGCTGTCAGCCGTTGCCGACCACGACAACATCTGCAACTACTTCGATATCCCGCTGCAGCACGTGCAGCCGCGCATCTTGAAGGCCATGCACCGTAAGGGTTCGCGCGAGGAATACGAGCAGCTCATGGAGCACGTTCGCGACATGGTGCCGGGCGTCACGCTGCGCACCACGCTCATCGCAGGATTCCCCGGCGAAACCGAAGACGACTTCGACGAGCTGTGCGATTTCGTGGAAGAGGGCCTGTGCGACTACATCGGCGTGTTCGCCTACTCCCGCGAAGAGGGCACGCGCGCATACGACCTGCCCGACCAGGTTGAAGACGACGAAAAGGCTTTCCGCGCGCAACGCCTGCGCGACCTAGCAGACGACGTGTGCACGCCGCTGATCGCTAGCCGCGTGGGAAGCACGGTCGACGTGCTGGTCGAAGGCACCGAAGAGGACGGCCAGCTGTTCGGCCGCGCCATGTGCCAAGCACCGGAAGTCGACGGTGTCACCTATGTCGACCAGGGAAAACCCGGCGAAGTAGTCCGCGTCAAAATCGCAGACACGCTGCTCTACGAAATGGAAGGCGAATAG